A region from the Rhodamnia argentea isolate NSW1041297 chromosome 7, ASM2092103v1, whole genome shotgun sequence genome encodes:
- the LOC115749575 gene encoding exocyst complex component SEC8 isoform X3, whose amino-acid sequence MGTFDGLPISRDKEILRLFSESAESIAVLKVDLAEAKKRLGARSKQLHQLWYRSVTLRHIISLLDQIENIAKVPGRIEKLTLEKQFYAAVQLHVQSMLMLEREGLQTVGALQDVRSELMKLRGVLFYKVLEDLHAHLYNRGEYSSAASDIDERYDEVLATAVITVSTSNLQPVSRRTRLLRGDSHFSGQGTVDGSYQSSSIDGGSSFDGYEDEGALEQHNENSDVHHASTRVNGEIKIFSRQIPTWLSQATPDEFLESIKKSDTPLHVKYLQTMVECLCMLGKVAAAGAIICQRLRPTVHEIITSKIKAHAALVDPLRPCTEHAIFGAPTSLQSARKKLEHYQLPKQKLQNGKSPAGTLWAVSPVSAMMAPTGKAQVAAKELLDSILDAVVRIFENHVVVGELLETKSQQVDINTPKSVSADANWNPDSETSHITGGYGVGFSLTVLQSECQQLICEILRATPEAASADAAVQTARLASKVPNKGKSKDGSEDGLTFAFRFTDATASVPNQGGDLIRQGWSRRGSNMSQEGYGSAAVLPEQGIYLTASIYRPVLLFTDKVASMLPKKYSQLGKDGLLSFVENFVKDHFLPTMFVDYRKGVQQAISSPAAFRPRAHAAATYTPLIEKGRPVLQGLLAIEFLAREVLGWAQAMPKFAGELVKYVQTFLERTYERCRTSYMEAVLEKQSYMLIGRHDIEKLMQLDPASACLPSSFGQQNLENSAADTESMEVELELTDILLNLRPIKQENLIRDDNKLILLASLSDSLEYVADSVESRLEQTTFRSVNQGEHDGKHKRHQHSRTSSAPGRDLGSFAEEYRKLAIDCLKVLRVEMQLETTFHIQEMNSRDYLEDQDAEEPDDFIISLTAQITRRDEEMAPFIVGTKRNYVFGGICSIAANAFIKALSDMKSINLFGVQQICRNSIALEQALAAIPSIDSEAVQQRLDRVRTYYELLNMPYEALLAFISEHEHLFSSEEYANLLKVQVPGREIPADALDRVSEILPH is encoded by the exons ATTCTGCGATTATTCAGTGAGTCAGCTGAAAGTATTGCTGTGCTAAAGGTTGATCTGGCTGAGGCAAAGAAGCGACTTGGTGCCCGCAGTAAGCAGTTGCATCAGTTGTGGTATCGGTCGGTTACACTACGTCACATTATTTCTCTGTTAGACCAAATTGAGAATATTGCTAAG GTTCCTGGTAGAATTGAGAAGCTGACACTTGAAAAGCAATTTTATGCTGCAGTTCAGTTGCATGTCCAGTCTATGTTGATGCTTGAGAGAGAGGGTCTTCAGACG GTTGGTGCTCTTCAAGATGTTCGATCTGAGTTGATGAAGCTTAGAGGAGTTCTTTTCTATAAAGTTCTGGAGGACTTGCATGCACATCTTTACAACAGAGGAGAATACAG CTCAGCTGCCTCAGACATTGATGAAAGATATGACGAGGTTCTAGCTACTGCGGTGATAACTGTCTCAACAAGTAACTTACAACCTGTCTCTCGGCGAACTCGGTTACTAAGAGGTGATAGCCACTTTAGCGGCCAAGGAACTGTAGATGGATCATATCAGTCAAGTTCAATTGATGGAGG TTCATCCTTTGATGGTTATGAAGATGAGGGTGCTCTTGAACAGCATAATGAAAACTCAGATGTGCATCATGCATCAACAAGGGTCAATGGTgaaattaagattttttctCGACAGATTCCAACATGGCTTTCCCAGGCCACTCCCGATGAATTTTTG GAATCAATCAAAAAGAGCGACACTCCGCTTCATGTAAAGTATTTGCAGACCATGGTTGAATGTCTCTGCATGCTTGGTAAAGTTGCGGCAGCTGGTGCAATTATATG CCAAAGATTGCGACCAACAGTTCATGAGATCATCACTTCCAAAATCAAAGCTCATGCAGCATTAGTTGATCCTTTAAGGCCTTGTACTGAACATGCTATCTTCGGGGCTCCAACGAGTCTGCAGTCGGCACGGAAAAAACTGGAACACTACCAATTGCCCAAGCAGAAACTTCAGAATGGGAAATCGCCAGCTGGGACTCTTTGGGCTGTAAGTCCTGTGTCTGCTATGATGGCTCCCACAGGGAAAGCCCAGGTTGCAGCAAAAGAGCTTCTTGACTCAATTCTGGATGCCGTTGTCAGGATATTTG AAAATCATGTTGTTGTTGGTGAGCTTTTGGAGACGAAGTCCCAACAAGTTGACATAAACACACCAAAGTCTGTTTCAGCAGATGCAAATTGGAACCCTGATTCTGAGACATCTCATATCACTGGGGGTTACGGTGTTGGATTTTCATTGACGGTTCTGCAG AGTGAATGCCAACAACTCATCTGCGAGATTCTGCGGGCAACTCCAGAAGCTGCATCTGCTGATGCTGCTGTGCAAACAGCTAGACTTGCAAGCAAGGTCCCCAataaaggaaagagcaa GGATGGTTCAGAAGATGGCCTCACATTTGCTTTTCGCTTCACAGATGCGACTGCTTCTGTGCCTAATCAGG GTGGTGATCTTATCCGCCAAGGGTGGAGTAGGAGGGGTTCAAATATGTCACAAGAAGGTTATGGATCTGCAGCTGTGTTACCGGAGCAAGGCATATACTTGACAGCTTCCATATATCGCCCTGTTCTCTTG TTTACCGATAAAGTTGCTTCAATGCTACCGAAGAAGTATTCCCAGCTTGG GAAGGATGGATTGCTCTCTTTTGTGGAGAACTTTGTGAAGGATCATTTCCTGCCAACTATGTTCGTAGATTACCGGAAAGGTGTCCAACAAGCAATATCAA GTCCTGCTGCTTTTCGGCCACGAGCACATGCTGCTGCCACATACACTCCGTTGATTGAGAAGGGCCGACCAGTCTTACAAGGGCTTTTGGCAATAGAATTCCTTGCAAGAGAG GTGCTTGGTTGGGCTCAAGCAATGCCAAAATTTGCTGGTGAGCTTGTAAAGTATGTGCAAACATTTCTCGAGCGGACATATGAAAGATGTCGCACTTCATATATGGAG gCAGTTTTGGAAAAACAGAGTTATATGCTCATCGGACGACATGATATTGAGAAATTGATGCAGCTTGATCCAGCGAGTGCATGTTTGCCAAGTTCTTTTGGTCagcaaaatttagaaaatagtgCTGCGGACACTGAATCCATGGAGGTTGAATTGGAACTCACTGATATACTGTTGAATTTGCGACCAATTAAACAG GAAAATCTTATTCGAGATGATAACAAATTGATTTTGCTGGCGTCCCTTAGTGATTCCTTGGAATATGTTGCAGATTCAGTTGAGAG TAGGCTCGAGCAGACAACCTTCAGATCAGTGAATCAAGGGGAACATGATGGCAAGCATAAGAGACACCAGCACTCTAGAACGAGTAGTGCTCCAGGCAGGGACCTCGGATCATTTGCAGAGGAGTACAGAAAGCTTGCAATCGATTGCTTGAAAGTTTTACGAGTTGAGATGCAGCTGGAAACTACTTTTCACATTCAG GAAATGAATAGTAGGGACTACTTAGAGGACCAAGATGCTGAAGAGCCAGATGATTTTATTATTTCACTAACTGCACAG ATTACGCGCCGGGATGAGGAAATGGCCCCCTTTATTGTgggaacaaaaagaaactaTGTTTTTGGTGGAATATGTAGCATAGCTGCAAATGCTTTTATTAAG GCTTTGTCAGATATGAAATCTATCAATCTTTTTGGGGTCCAGCAGATATGTCGAAATTCAATTGCTTTGGAGCAG GCCCTTGCAGCTATCCCATCAATTGATAGTGAAGCTGTGCAACAAAGATTAGATCGTGTACGGACATATTACGAATTGCTAAACATGCCATATGAG GCATTGCTTGCCTTCATCTCGGAGCACGAACACTTGTTTTCATCTGAAGA GTATGCCAATCTCTTGAAGGTCCAGGTTCCTGGAAGAGAGATCCCTGCGGATGCACTAGATCGGGTATCTGAGATATTACCCCATTAG